In Deinococcus psychrotolerans, the genomic window GTTCGAGTCCTTGTGCCCCAACCAAAGCACAAAAGCAGCAGCAGATCAGCCCGCCACGTGCGGGCTTTTTCGTGGCTTCGGGGCGCATTCCCTGGGTGAAGGCGCTCAGATTTCCCCAAAAGGTGAACTTGGGTGGCCTAGTCTTCAAGAGGCAGACATCATCAGAACTTCATCAAAAGTTTATCAAATCCAGTTTAAAAAACAAACTGGGACACCGTTTCGTCAGGCCCGCTCTGATAAGCTGAGGGCATGACGAACGCTCAACCTTCACAGCCCCAGCCTTCAGAGCACGATGTGGTGATTATCGGCGGCGGCCCCGCTGGACTGACGGCGGCGATTTATACGGGCCGCGCCAGCCTGAACACCATCATTTTGGAAAAAGGTTTACCGGGCGGCCAGATCGCCCAGACCGAAGAAGTCGAGAATTATCCGGGCTTCCCAGAGCCGATCAGCGGCCCCGAACTCGCCCAGCGGATGACCGAGCAAGCCGAGCGGTTCGGCGCAAAAATTGAAATGGAAGAAGTGCAGGGTGTGGAGCATCACCCGCACGGCGGCTTTTTGGTCAGGGGCTACAGCGGCACCTACCACGCCAAAGCGGTGATTTTGGCGACCGGCGCAAATCCCAAGCGCCTCTATGTGCCGGGCGAGGAGCAGTTCTGGGGCAAGGGCGTCAGCACCTGCGCCACCTGCGACGGCTTTTTTTACCGGGGCAAAAAAGTGGTGGTCGTCGGTGGGGGAGACGCTGCCGTGGAAGAAGGCCTGTTCCTGACCAAGTTCGCCGATGAAGTCACCCTGATTCACCGCCGCGACACCTTGCGGGCCAACAAAGTCGCTCAGGCCCGCGCCCTGGCGAATCCCAAAATGAAGTTCGTCTGGGACACCGCCGTCGAAGCTATTATCGGTGAAGACAGCGTCAGCGCTGTGCAGCTCAAGAACCTCAAAACCGGCGAGGAAAGCCGCTTTGACACCGATGGCGTGTTTATTTTTATCGGCCATGTGCCCAACACCGAGTTCCTGAAAGGCGTCGTGAAGCTGCGCGAAGACGGTTACGTGGACGTGCGCGACGACATCTTTACCAGCGTGCCGGGTATGTTCGCGGCGGGCGACATCAGCGATTATGTCTACCGTCAACTCGCCACCAGTGTCGGCGCGGGCACGCGGGCGGCCATGAGCGTGGAACGGATGCTCGCCGCGCTGGAGCTGGAAGAAAGCGCGGCGGACTGAAGCCCTGAGTTCACCGAAACCTTCCGACAAGCCCGGCGTCGCCTTTGAGCATCCTGATTTTTATGTCATCAGCAAGCCTGCGCTGTGGCTGACCCATCCGGTACGCGCCCGCGTGGATGTGCCGGATGTCTTGACTTTTTTGCAGCGCGAAACTGGCGAAATGAAGGTGGCCCCGCCTCACCGCTTAGACCGCGAAACCAGCGGAGCGCAGGTGTTTTCCCGCGACACCGACAGCGCTAGGCGCTTTTTCACTCTCTTTAAAGAACATCTGGTCGGCAAGAGCTACCTCGCTGTCGTTCACGGCTCGCCCAATTGGGACGCGTACACGCTGGACGCGCCGCTGGGCTTTGTCGGTCTGACCGGCAGCAACCAAATCCAGATTCGGCAGGGCGTGGTGCCGGACGGCAAACCGGCCACCACTGAATTCAAGGTGCTGGGTCGCCGAAACGGGTTTGCGCTGATTCACGCTTTTCCCCGCTCCGGGCGGCTTCACCAGATTCGGGCGCACCTGTCGCATCTGGGGTTGCCGATGGTCGGCGACAAGATTTATGGTCGCGACCCCGAGGTGTTCTTGGACTTTATCCAGAGCGGGCAAACGGACGAGCTGACCCGGCGGTTGCTGCTGCCCCGCCAAGCTCTGCACGCCCACAGCATCTCGTTCGGCTGGGACGGAGCGCAGGTGCGGGTGGAAGTGCCATTGGCGGCGGATTTGCAAGCGTTTTGGGATGGGCTCGGAGAGGGCCAAGAAGCTTGATCCCTGCCTGCTCCCGTTTCGCGTTGCCACTTACCGCCCACCACTCCCTGTAAACTCCCTTATGACCAACACTGCTCATCCCTACGACACCGTTTTGCCGGATTCTCTGCGCCACGCCGATAATTACAAATGGACGAAGTTCGGCGATGACGTGTTGCCGATGTGGGTGGCCGATATGGATTTTCCAGTGGCCCCAGCTATTCTCAGCGCCCTGCAAGGCCGGCTGAGCCGCTCGGTAGGCTACCCCCAAATGCCCGGCGACCCCACGCTGAAGGCCCAATTGATTGCCAAACTCGCCAAGGACGGCCTGAGTGATTTGACATCCGAAGGCGTGGCTTTTTTGCCTGGCGTGGTGCCCGGCCTCTACGCCGCCGTGCAGGCCCTGACCGAGGTCGGCGACGAGGTGCTGACGGTCACGCCGACTTACCCGCCGTTTCTGAGTGCCACCACTGATCAGGGGCGGGTGCTGAACGCCGTGAAACTGATCGAGGGCAAAGCAGGTTGGACGATGGATTTTGCGGCGTTGGAAGCCGCCATCACTCCCAAAACCAAGTTGCTGATGCTGTGTCACCCGCACAATCCAACCGGACGGGTCTGGACGCGCTCCGAGTTGGAGCAGTTGGCTGAGTTCGTTCTCAAGCACAAGTTATACGTCGTCACCGACGAGTTGCACGCCGATTTGCGTTTTTCGGACGCGCCGGACTACGTTCCGTTCGCGGCCATCAGTCCCGAAGTTGCTCAGCGCACCATCACGCTGACGGGGCCGTGCAAGGCCTACAACACGGCGGGCCTCAGCATCGGCGCGATGATCAGCCACAACCCCGACTTGGTTGCCAAGCTGGAAAAAACCACCCACGGCACCATGGGCCACCCCAGCGCCCTGAGCGTCACCATGTGGCAAGCCGCGCTGAGCGGCGGGGCCGAGTGGCTGGCCGACACGCTGAAGTATCTCCAGGCCAACCGCGACTTCCTGAGTGAATTTATGGCCCGCGAGCTGCCGCAGGTGCCGTACACGCCGCCGGAAGCGACTTACCTCGCGTGGCTGGACTTGCGCTCGCATCCCCGCGCCGCCGACATCCAACAATTTTTGCTGGAAGAAGCCAAGCTGGCGCTGAACGATGGCCTGACCTTTGGCGAGGGGTATCAGGGCTTCGTGCGCCTCAATTTTGCCACCAGCCGTGAGCTGCTGCAAGACGGCCTGGAGCGGCTGGCAAAAGCCGTCAAGGCGTAAGCGAGGCCGCTCTCAAGTGGTGTTTGCAAACTGCGCCAAATGCTCACGGCGCAGTTTTTGCATTCCCTCGCCAACGCTGTTTTCAGTGCGGGGCAAACTGGACTCCTGCCGGTACGCCTCGCCCACCGGACGGTACTCGAAACTCCACTCGCTGATGGCCAGCACAATGGGCAGCAGGGCAATTCCTTTCTCGGTCAAGCTGTAAATCACTTTTTGCAAGTGGCTGGGATCATCCGCCTTGGTGATGACGCCCTCCGCGAGCAGCATTTTGAGGCGGTCTGCCAGAATATTCGACGAAATACCCTCGGCAGAATGGAGAAGCTCGCGGTAATGCCGTTTGCCGTTGAACATCAAATCGCGCACGATCAGCAGCGTCCATTTATCGCCGAAAATATCCAGACCCAGACTGACCGGGCAGCCTGATCTGGGTTGTTGAGACGGTTGGGCCATGCTTGATTCTCCTACTGCTTGCATTATCGCAGCAGTTCGGCTAAGGTTCAACTGGTTGTAAAACGCAACTGCTTTTGAAGCAGTGTCCATCCTTATTTCGCTCAGCATCAGGAGGCTTTACCATGCAAACCAATTCAGAACTTCTCTCCAGTCTGCCCACCGATACCCGTTTAGCAGGCCAAACGGCCGTTGTCACCGGCTCGACCAGCGGTATCGGTGAGGCGATCGCCCGTGTGCTGGCCGCATCAGGAGCCGAAGTGGTCGTCAGTGGACGTGACGCTGCCCGCGCTCAGGGCGTGGTGGACGCGATAATCCAAGCGGGAGGCAAGGCGCAGGCGGTGGCCGCCGATCTGGCCGGTTCGTATGCCGATCTGCGCCGCTTCGTGCAGGAAGCCACGGCAGCGCTGGGCGGTCAGGTGGACATTCTGGTCAACAATGCGGGCGTTTATCCGGTCATGCCCACTGAGGCACTGCCCGACGCCGACCTTGACGCCATCTTGAACACCAATATCCGCGCTCCACATGTGCTGGTGGGAGCGGTTGCGCTGCAGATGGTCAAGCGCGGTTCGGGCCATATCGTTAACATCGGCTCTTGGATGGGCCGCGTCGGAACGGCCAACGGCGCGATGTATACGGCCTCCAAAGCGGCTGTCGAGCAGATGACCCGTAACTGGGCAGCCGAATACGGCCCGCGTGGAGTGCGTGTCAATACGGTGGCCCCCGGCGCGACCCTGACGCCCGGCAATGCTGCCTTCAGTGCGGTATTGGACGCCATGACGAGCGGCACCGTAGCGGGACGGCCCGTTCGCCCGATTGACATTGCCTATGCCGTGCGCTTTTTGGTTTCGGATGAAGCCGCCTTTCTTCACGGCAGTATTTTGGACGTGGACGGCGGGATGGTGAATACTCGGCTCAAGTTCTAAGCCAGAACCTTGAATCAGAACCGCTTAAGAACCTCCGAAACTGATTTGTTTAGTCGCTTCAAAGGAGAACCCATGAACGATTCCACCTTACCCGCCGCCCAAGCTGGAACATTTACCCTCGCTGGCCGCACTGTCAACCGGATGGGCTACGGCGCTATGCAACTGGCTGGAAAAGGCGTCTTCGGCCCGCCACGCGACATGGACGTGGCGCTGGCTGTACTGCGCGAAGCTTTGCAACTTGGCGTCAATCATATAGACACCAGCGATTATTACGGGCCGCACGTCACCAATCAGATTCTCAAAGACGCGCTGCACCCTTACCCAGATGACCTGCTGATCGTCACCAAGATCGGCGCACGCCGCCCCGCCGACGGCTCATGGGTGGGGGCCATGTCGCGCCAAGAGCTTATAGACGGTGTCCACAGTAATTTGAAAAATCTCGGTCTAGAAGCGCTGGACGTCGTCAATCTCCGCATGATGGGCGGCGGGGAAGATCACGGGCCAGTCGAGGAATCTGTCGCGGAGCCGCTGACTGTGCTGGCCGAACTGCAACAGCAGGGGCTGATTCGTCATCTCGGCCTGAGCAACGTCACCGCCGCGCAGCTCGCTGAGGCGCAGACCATCGCCCCAGTTGTTTGCGTGCAGAACCTGTACAACGTGGCGCACCGCGATGACGACGCCTTAATTGACGATCTGGCGCGGCAGGGCATTGCGTATGTGCCGTTTTTCCCGCTGGGTGGTTTCTCGCCGCTTCAATCGGGCACGCTGAACGCGGTGGCCGCTCGGCTTGAGACCTCACCCAACGCGGTGGCGCTGGCGTGGCTGCTCCAGCGTTCGCCCAATATTTTGCTGATTCCGGGCACCTCTTCGGTGGTCCACTTGCGCGAGAACGTCGCGGCGGCTTCGTTGACCCTCTCCGAGAAGGACTTGGCCGAGCTAGAGACCATCAGCGTCCAGTCAAACTGAGGTCACAACCCGCCCTTGAACGCCACGCCCTCTGCTCCTGCTTTCGGTCAGCAGGAAAGTCGTGAGGTCGACTGGCGAAGCAACTCCAATTTTGGCTTGCGGCTGTATGCAAAACAACGGCAATGAAACCGACTTGCTGACTTGCCCCAAAGGAGAACGCATGACCCTCGCCGATTACCGCACGCTGGGCCGCTCCGGCCTGATCGTCAGCCCGCTGGCGCTCGGCACCATGACCTACGGCGCTCAGCGCTGGGGTTCACCCGACGACGTATCCGAGGCGATTTTCAACGCTTACGTGGACGCGGGCGGCAACTTTTTTGACAGCGCTGACACTTATGCCAAAGGCCGCAGCGAGGAACTCCTGGGCCAGTACGTCAATAAGCGCGGTCTGCGCGAACAGGTGGTGCTGGCCACCAAGTTCACCTGGAACGCCGTGCCGGGCGTGCCGGTGATGAGCGGCAACAGCCGCAAGAACATTTACCGGGCGCTGGACGGATCGTTAAAGCGCCTCGGCACCGATTACATCGATCTGTACTGGCTGCACCACTGGGACTTGGTGACCCCAGTGGAGGAAGTGCTGCAAACGCTGGGCGATCTGGTGCGGGCGGGCCGGATTCGCTATTTCGGCTTTTCCAATGTGCCGGCCTGGTACGCGGCGCAGGCGGCCACGCTGTCGCAAGTTCACGGCGTGCCCGGCCCGATTGCTCTGCAACTCGAATACTCGCTGACCGAACGGGGCTTGGAGCGTGAACACGCCGGAGCTGCCCAGCAGTTTGGGCTGGGCATCACGCCCTGGAGTCCGCTGGCGGCGGGCTTTTTGGCAGGCAAGTACCTGCGCGAAACCCAGGGAGCCAGCGGCGAGGGCAGGCTCAGCGGCCCCAATCCGTTCGGCGACTCCAAGTTCACCGAATCTAATTGGGCGGTGCTGGACGTGCTGAGAGCCGTGGCCGACGAGGTGCAGCGCCCAGCCGCGCAGGTGGCTTTGGCTTGGGCTTCAGCGCAACCAGCCATCACTTCGCTGATTATTGGGGCCAGCAAAGTCGCGCAACTTGAAGACAATCTGGCCTCGCTGGAGATCATGCTGACGCCTCAGCAGCTTGAGCGCCTAGACAAGGCCAGCGCTCTGACACCCTCCACGCCGTCGTCTCTCCTCGCGCCCGGCATCAAAAAAATGATTTTTGGTGGTGCAACGGTGCGGGGCTGGCAGGAATAAGCACGGTTGAGTTACCCGCTCGGCGCTAACTTAAGGCATGCCCGAACTGCCGGAAGTCGAAACCACTCGCCGTAAAATTGAGCCGCTCTTGGTGGGCCGCGTCCTCACGCGCATCGAGCACGACGCGCCGCACAAATACACCGACACCCACAAAGCAGAAGGCCGCACCGTGACCGGCATCGGGCGGCGCGGCAAGTATTTGCTGCTGCAACTCGCCGCCGCAAAAGCTGCCAATACAGACGCTGCTGAAGATGAATGGGGTGATTTGGAACTGCTCGTTCACCTCGGCATGACCGGCGGCTTTCGGCTGGAAGCTGGGCCGCACACCCGTGTGACGCTGCACACCGATCAGGGCGCAGTGTATTTCAATGACGCCCGCCGGTTCGGCAAAGTGGCGGTGGTGAGCCGGGGCGATTACGCCGCTTTTCCCACCCTGCATCAAATGGGGCCGGAACCGCTCACGGACGATTTCAAAGAAGCCGAGTTCGTCAAGCTGGCGGCCAGCGCCGGAGCGGTCAAGCCGTGGCTGCTCTCGCAAAAACCGGTCTCGGGCGTGGGCAACATCTACGCCGACGAGAGCTTGTGGCTCAGCCGCATTCATCCGGCCCAGACCAAGCTCAATGCGGATGAGGCGGGGCGATTGTACGCGGCCATCCGGGAAGTGATGAAGGCGGCGGTGGAGGCGGGCGGCAGCAGTTTGGGCAGCGGCGGGGGTAACTACCGGCAGCACGACGGCGTTTCGGGCCTCTTTCAGCACGAGCACCACGTCTACGGCAAGGCGGGCCAGCCGTGCCCCCGGTGCGGCAGCGGTATCGTCAGGGTCGTGCTGGCTCAGCGCGGGACGCATTATTGCCCGCAGTGTCAGACGCGCAA contains:
- the trxB gene encoding thioredoxin-disulfide reductase, with the translated sequence MTNAQPSQPQPSEHDVVIIGGGPAGLTAAIYTGRASLNTIILEKGLPGGQIAQTEEVENYPGFPEPISGPELAQRMTEQAERFGAKIEMEEVQGVEHHPHGGFLVRGYSGTYHAKAVILATGANPKRLYVPGEEQFWGKGVSTCATCDGFFYRGKKVVVVGGGDAAVEEGLFLTKFADEVTLIHRRDTLRANKVAQARALANPKMKFVWDTAVEAIIGEDSVSAVQLKNLKTGEESRFDTDGVFIFIGHVPNTEFLKGVVKLREDGYVDVRDDIFTSVPGMFAAGDISDYVYRQLATSVGAGTRAAMSVERMLAALELEESAAD
- a CDS encoding RluA family pseudouridine synthase; protein product: MSSPKPSDKPGVAFEHPDFYVISKPALWLTHPVRARVDVPDVLTFLQRETGEMKVAPPHRLDRETSGAQVFSRDTDSARRFFTLFKEHLVGKSYLAVVHGSPNWDAYTLDAPLGFVGLTGSNQIQIRQGVVPDGKPATTEFKVLGRRNGFALIHAFPRSGRLHQIRAHLSHLGLPMVGDKIYGRDPEVFLDFIQSGQTDELTRRLLLPRQALHAHSISFGWDGAQVRVEVPLAADLQAFWDGLGEGQEA
- a CDS encoding MalY/PatB family protein codes for the protein MTNTAHPYDTVLPDSLRHADNYKWTKFGDDVLPMWVADMDFPVAPAILSALQGRLSRSVGYPQMPGDPTLKAQLIAKLAKDGLSDLTSEGVAFLPGVVPGLYAAVQALTEVGDEVLTVTPTYPPFLSATTDQGRVLNAVKLIEGKAGWTMDFAALEAAITPKTKLLMLCHPHNPTGRVWTRSELEQLAEFVLKHKLYVVTDELHADLRFSDAPDYVPFAAISPEVAQRTITLTGPCKAYNTAGLSIGAMISHNPDLVAKLEKTTHGTMGHPSALSVTMWQAALSGGAEWLADTLKYLQANRDFLSEFMARELPQVPYTPPEATYLAWLDLRSHPRAADIQQFLLEEAKLALNDGLTFGEGYQGFVRLNFATSRELLQDGLERLAKAVKA
- a CDS encoding winged helix-turn-helix transcriptional regulator — protein: MAQPSQQPRSGCPVSLGLDIFGDKWTLLIVRDLMFNGKRHYRELLHSAEGISSNILADRLKMLLAEGVITKADDPSHLQKVIYSLTEKGIALLPIVLAISEWSFEYRPVGEAYRQESSLPRTENSVGEGMQKLRREHLAQFANTT
- a CDS encoding SDR family NAD(P)-dependent oxidoreductase; protein product: MQTNSELLSSLPTDTRLAGQTAVVTGSTSGIGEAIARVLAASGAEVVVSGRDAARAQGVVDAIIQAGGKAQAVAADLAGSYADLRRFVQEATAALGGQVDILVNNAGVYPVMPTEALPDADLDAILNTNIRAPHVLVGAVALQMVKRGSGHIVNIGSWMGRVGTANGAMYTASKAAVEQMTRNWAAEYGPRGVRVNTVAPGATLTPGNAAFSAVLDAMTSGTVAGRPVRPIDIAYAVRFLVSDEAAFLHGSILDVDGGMVNTRLKF
- a CDS encoding aldo/keto reductase family oxidoreductase, with protein sequence MNDSTLPAAQAGTFTLAGRTVNRMGYGAMQLAGKGVFGPPRDMDVALAVLREALQLGVNHIDTSDYYGPHVTNQILKDALHPYPDDLLIVTKIGARRPADGSWVGAMSRQELIDGVHSNLKNLGLEALDVVNLRMMGGGEDHGPVEESVAEPLTVLAELQQQGLIRHLGLSNVTAAQLAEAQTIAPVVCVQNLYNVAHRDDDALIDDLARQGIAYVPFFPLGGFSPLQSGTLNAVAARLETSPNAVALAWLLQRSPNILLIPGTSSVVHLRENVAAASLTLSEKDLAELETISVQSN
- a CDS encoding aldo/keto reductase, with the protein product MQNNGNETDLLTCPKGERMTLADYRTLGRSGLIVSPLALGTMTYGAQRWGSPDDVSEAIFNAYVDAGGNFFDSADTYAKGRSEELLGQYVNKRGLREQVVLATKFTWNAVPGVPVMSGNSRKNIYRALDGSLKRLGTDYIDLYWLHHWDLVTPVEEVLQTLGDLVRAGRIRYFGFSNVPAWYAAQAATLSQVHGVPGPIALQLEYSLTERGLEREHAGAAQQFGLGITPWSPLAAGFLAGKYLRETQGASGEGRLSGPNPFGDSKFTESNWAVLDVLRAVADEVQRPAAQVALAWASAQPAITSLIIGASKVAQLEDNLASLEIMLTPQQLERLDKASALTPSTPSSLLAPGIKKMIFGGATVRGWQE
- a CDS encoding DNA-formamidopyrimidine glycosylase; translation: MPELPEVETTRRKIEPLLVGRVLTRIEHDAPHKYTDTHKAEGRTVTGIGRRGKYLLLQLAAAKAANTDAAEDEWGDLELLVHLGMTGGFRLEAGPHTRVTLHTDQGAVYFNDARRFGKVAVVSRGDYAAFPTLHQMGPEPLTDDFKEAEFVKLAASAGAVKPWLLSQKPVSGVGNIYADESLWLSRIHPAQTKLNADEAGRLYAAIREVMKAAVEAGGSSLGSGGGNYRQHDGVSGLFQHEHHVYGKAGQPCPRCGSGIVRVVLAQRGTHYCPQCQTRKER